The following coding sequences are from one Rhodopirellula islandica window:
- a CDS encoding efflux RND transporter permease subunit, translating into MLDKIIQFSLRNRLLILVVAAIMLGVGTWQATQLPIDVFPNLNRPRVVVITEAHGMAPEEVETLITFPLETAFNGASGVEAVRSSSGIGLSVIYVEFDWNTDIYNDRQIVNERLQLASEQLPDGVKPTLAPISSIMGQILMYGMWSEGGETEPMEVRTLADWVVRQRLLTVPGVSQVFTMGGGRMQYQVLIDPDKLIQFGLTIEEVHTAVKESNLNATGGYLDDQGANELLVRGLGRITSLEELKQIAITMRSGRPVTLADVARVVEGTQVKRGDSSAFVRDENGNVEGGPAVVLTINKQPGSDTRKVDQAIVEALEELRGSLPDDIRIANVYSQRSFIDRAIDNVVEALADGGVLVLVILFLFLLNFRTTFITLTAIPLSIISTACVFAAFGLSINTMTLGGLAVAIGELVDDAIVDVENIFRRLKENRHSDTPRPNLRVVYDASVEVRSSVVYGTAIVVLVFIPLFALEGMEGKLFVPLAMGYVVSLIASLGVSLTVTPVLASLLMVGKRNWQLVVPLLAFGIAGLTVTWILPRFSHWFVEDWRLPGNQLAWTLLLTPVFWILIQVSEWMLGGEDAEEGRLLEGLKGIAGLAIRFSTQFAVPVLAATAVLVVFAGIALSRLERDFLPPFNEGAVQVNALLAPGTSLATSNQIGETIQEQLMKLDSVKSVARRTGRAELDEHAEGVNVTEMFLEIADGADREQTIETIRETMEEFPGVVSSTEQPLAHLISHMISGVKAQIGIKLYGDDLDVLRNKAEEMKQRIAGVPGLADVMIEQQTNIPQLRIDVNQPALTQNGLRPANVMELVETAMNGQVVSQVVLGQRTFDLMLRMDEPYRENIEKLKRLPVPLPNGGTLPLDELADIYRSDGPNMIKREKVRRRIVLQANVSDRGVVDVVNDIQSRLEDLELEPGYYLEYGGQFESQQSATRRLMFLSGVALLGMFLVLYTLFGNINFAMQVLVALPTAFVGAVAALVLTDQNLTVAAMVGFISLCGIASRNGILLLNHYLHLVRHEGESWTHQMVVRAGQERMAPVLMTALTSGIGLLPLALAAGEPGKEILYPIATVIVGGLLSSTLAEFFVRPALFWAIGRGAGKQMVDASSAETSDPFLNETH; encoded by the coding sequence ATGTTAGACAAGATCATTCAATTCTCGTTGCGGAACCGCCTGCTGATCCTGGTGGTCGCGGCGATCATGCTGGGCGTTGGGACTTGGCAAGCCACCCAACTTCCAATCGATGTCTTTCCCAATTTGAATCGCCCTCGCGTGGTGGTGATCACCGAGGCCCATGGGATGGCACCCGAGGAAGTGGAAACCTTGATCACCTTTCCATTGGAGACCGCCTTCAATGGAGCCAGTGGGGTGGAAGCGGTCCGCAGCAGCAGTGGCATTGGATTGTCGGTGATCTATGTGGAGTTCGACTGGAACACCGACATTTACAATGACCGGCAAATCGTCAACGAACGTTTGCAACTGGCGTCCGAACAATTGCCTGATGGCGTGAAGCCAACCCTGGCCCCCATTTCATCGATCATGGGCCAAATCCTGATGTACGGGATGTGGAGCGAAGGTGGCGAAACCGAACCGATGGAAGTGCGGACTTTGGCCGATTGGGTTGTCCGCCAGCGGTTATTGACGGTGCCGGGTGTGTCGCAGGTGTTCACCATGGGCGGCGGTCGAATGCAGTATCAAGTGCTGATCGACCCCGACAAGTTGATTCAGTTTGGCCTGACGATTGAAGAAGTTCACACAGCGGTCAAAGAGTCCAACTTGAACGCGACGGGAGGTTACTTGGATGACCAAGGAGCCAACGAGTTGCTGGTTCGAGGGCTGGGACGCATCACCAGCTTGGAGGAACTGAAACAGATCGCGATCACAATGCGTTCGGGACGGCCGGTGACCTTGGCAGATGTCGCTCGTGTGGTCGAGGGAACTCAAGTCAAGCGAGGTGATTCGTCCGCCTTTGTGCGTGATGAAAACGGCAACGTCGAAGGTGGTCCCGCCGTCGTGCTGACCATCAACAAGCAACCCGGCAGTGACACTCGCAAGGTGGATCAAGCGATCGTGGAAGCACTGGAGGAACTCCGGGGATCGCTTCCGGATGACATCCGAATCGCCAACGTCTATTCCCAACGCTCGTTCATCGATCGAGCCATCGACAATGTGGTCGAGGCCTTGGCAGATGGTGGCGTGTTGGTGCTGGTGATTTTGTTTCTGTTCCTGTTGAACTTTCGCACCACATTCATCACGCTCACCGCAATCCCTTTGTCCATCATTTCCACCGCCTGCGTGTTCGCAGCGTTTGGATTGTCGATCAACACAATGACGTTGGGTGGATTGGCAGTCGCGATCGGCGAGTTGGTCGACGACGCGATCGTGGATGTCGAAAACATCTTTCGGCGGCTGAAAGAGAACCGTCATTCCGATACCCCTCGACCTAATCTGCGAGTCGTCTACGACGCGAGTGTCGAGGTGCGAAGCAGTGTTGTTTACGGCACTGCGATTGTGGTGCTCGTCTTCATCCCCTTGTTCGCCCTTGAAGGAATGGAAGGCAAACTGTTTGTGCCGCTCGCGATGGGGTATGTGGTCTCTCTGATTGCTTCGCTCGGCGTTTCGCTGACCGTGACTCCTGTGTTGGCGTCGTTGCTGATGGTGGGAAAACGGAACTGGCAATTGGTGGTTCCCTTGTTGGCATTCGGAATCGCTGGGCTGACCGTCACCTGGATCTTGCCGCGATTCTCACATTGGTTCGTCGAAGATTGGCGACTTCCTGGAAACCAACTTGCTTGGACGCTTCTGTTGACGCCCGTGTTTTGGATCTTGATCCAGGTCTCTGAATGGATGCTTGGTGGCGAGGACGCGGAAGAGGGACGGTTGTTGGAAGGACTGAAAGGAATCGCGGGATTGGCAATTCGTTTCAGCACGCAATTCGCAGTCCCCGTGTTGGCCGCGACCGCGGTGCTGGTCGTCTTCGCCGGCATCGCCTTGTCGCGACTGGAGCGTGATTTCCTGCCGCCTTTCAACGAAGGTGCGGTGCAGGTCAACGCTCTGTTGGCACCAGGGACGTCGTTGGCGACCAGCAACCAGATCGGTGAAACGATTCAAGAGCAATTGATGAAGCTCGACTCCGTGAAGTCAGTGGCTCGCCGCACTGGACGTGCCGAACTGGACGAACACGCGGAAGGAGTCAACGTCACGGAAATGTTCTTGGAGATCGCCGACGGAGCGGATCGGGAACAAACCATCGAAACCATTCGCGAAACCATGGAAGAATTTCCTGGAGTCGTTTCGAGCACCGAACAGCCACTCGCTCACCTGATCAGTCACATGATCTCTGGGGTGAAGGCGCAGATTGGCATCAAACTGTACGGCGATGACTTGGATGTGTTGCGAAACAAGGCGGAAGAAATGAAGCAACGCATCGCAGGTGTGCCGGGTTTGGCGGACGTGATGATCGAGCAACAGACGAACATTCCCCAACTGCGGATCGACGTGAATCAACCCGCTCTGACGCAGAATGGGCTGCGCCCTGCCAATGTGATGGAACTGGTTGAAACGGCGATGAATGGGCAAGTTGTTAGCCAAGTCGTGCTCGGTCAACGGACGTTTGACTTGATGCTTCGCATGGACGAACCCTACCGAGAGAACATCGAGAAACTGAAGCGACTGCCAGTTCCCTTGCCCAACGGCGGCACACTTCCACTGGATGAGTTGGCAGACATCTATCGCAGCGATGGTCCCAACATGATCAAGCGAGAAAAGGTTCGACGCCGAATTGTGTTGCAAGCCAACGTGTCCGACCGAGGCGTGGTGGACGTGGTCAACGACATCCAATCCCGTCTGGAAGACCTGGAACTCGAACCGGGGTACTACTTGGAATACGGCGGCCAATTCGAGAGCCAACAATCGGCAACGCGTCGATTGATGTTCCTGTCCGGTGTGGCGTTGTTGGGAATGTTCCTGGTTCTCTACACGTTGTTTGGAAACATCAATTTCGCCATGCAAGTCCTGGTCGCACTTCCGACCGCGTTTGTCGGTGCCGTGGCGGCACTCGTGCTGACCGACCAAAATCTGACGGTTGCCGCGATGGTGGGCTTCATATCACTGTGCGGTATCGCCAGTCGAAATGGCATCCTGTTGCTCAACCACTACTTGCACTTGGTTCGTCACGAAGGTGAATCATGGACTCATCAGATGGTGGTCCGTGCAGGACAAGAACGCATGGCACCGGTGTTGATGACGGCCCTGACATCAGGCATTGGGTTGCTGCCGTTGGCACTTGCCGCAGGAGAACCGGGAAAAGAAATCCTGTACCCCATCGCGACGGTGATCGTCGGTGGATTGCTCAGCAGCACCCTGGCCGAGTTTTTCGTGCGGCCGGCATTGTTCTGGGCCATTGGACGTGGCGCTGGGAAGCAAATGGTGGACGCCTCGAGCGCCGAAACCAGCGACCCTTTCTTGAACGAAACCCATTGA
- a CDS encoding sulfatase family protein: protein MTCPTLFSLPIVIRLSAVMTLALMPGVTRGEAAERPNIVLMMCDDMGWGDTGFNGNAIIQTPELDALAREGTVLDHFYSVGPVCSPTRAAFLTGRHYFRMGVWSANQGHLPEQEFTLARMLKSNGYMTGHFGKWHLGTLSRTISAKGKRRRPDLHYAPPWERDYDASFVTESAVCTWDPGIGRRARNNPYYENGVPTDENVLGCDSRVLMDRAVPFIEQAVAREQPFLSVIWFHAPHEDIQAGPEYLARYEGHGEAAHYYGCITAVDDQIGRLRRKLDQLGVADNTLLFFCSDNGPEGQTPKDRSKTRRAGSAGDFSGRKRSVLDGGVRVPALVHWAGKVPAGVRLDVPLSVMDLLPTVAAITGTEPLPNRWLDGENVLPIWKGEQSKRQKAIPFRYGEFACLVRGTHKLIIESASDTSHDRLFDLSNDVTESNNLADQHPGLVGSMRKELLEFLESAKSSHAGEDYDGDHTKPVERWRSLSKAESSSLQSHTNFVR, encoded by the coding sequence ATGACATGTCCTACCCTGTTCTCCTTGCCGATTGTTATTCGCTTGTCGGCTGTCATGACGCTGGCGCTGATGCCGGGGGTGACCCGCGGGGAAGCGGCGGAGCGTCCCAACATTGTCTTGATGATGTGTGACGACATGGGTTGGGGCGACACGGGGTTCAACGGGAATGCGATCATTCAAACTCCCGAACTGGATGCTTTGGCCAGAGAGGGGACGGTGCTCGATCACTTCTACTCCGTCGGTCCCGTTTGCTCGCCAACCAGGGCCGCGTTCTTGACGGGACGGCACTACTTTCGAATGGGCGTTTGGTCGGCCAATCAAGGTCACCTCCCCGAGCAAGAATTCACCTTGGCAAGAATGTTGAAGTCAAACGGTTACATGACCGGGCACTTTGGCAAATGGCACCTGGGGACACTCAGTCGAACAATCTCTGCGAAAGGGAAGCGGCGGCGTCCGGATCTTCATTACGCACCGCCTTGGGAACGCGATTACGACGCTTCTTTTGTGACGGAGTCGGCGGTGTGCACCTGGGATCCCGGCATCGGCAGACGTGCACGCAACAACCCCTACTACGAAAACGGTGTTCCAACGGACGAGAACGTTTTGGGGTGCGATTCCCGGGTGCTGATGGATCGAGCGGTGCCGTTCATCGAACAGGCGGTGGCCCGCGAACAACCGTTTCTCAGTGTGATTTGGTTCCACGCCCCGCACGAAGACATCCAAGCTGGACCGGAGTACTTGGCCCGCTACGAAGGGCACGGCGAGGCGGCCCACTACTATGGATGCATCACCGCCGTGGACGACCAAATTGGGCGACTACGACGGAAACTCGATCAGCTTGGTGTCGCCGACAACACGCTGCTCTTCTTTTGCAGTGACAACGGACCGGAAGGTCAGACGCCCAAAGATCGATCCAAAACGCGACGTGCGGGCAGTGCAGGCGATTTCTCGGGACGCAAACGAAGCGTGCTCGATGGTGGCGTTCGAGTTCCCGCGTTGGTCCATTGGGCTGGCAAAGTCCCTGCTGGCGTCCGACTCGATGTCCCGCTGTCGGTCATGGATTTGCTTCCCACCGTGGCAGCAATCACGGGGACCGAGCCGCTCCCAAATCGTTGGCTCGATGGTGAAAACGTCCTTCCCATTTGGAAAGGCGAACAATCGAAGCGTCAAAAGGCCATCCCGTTTCGCTACGGGGAATTCGCATGCTTGGTCCGAGGAACACACAAGCTGATCATCGAGTCAGCCAGCGACACTTCACACGACCGATTGTTTGATCTCAGCAACGATGTCACCGAATCAAACAACCTCGCCGACCAGCATCCAGGTCTGGTCGGATCGATGCGGAAGGAGCTGCTTGAGTTCTTGGAGTCTGCGAAATCCAGCCATGCGGGCGAGGACTATGACGGTGATCACACCAAACCGGTGGAACGATGGCGTTCACTTTCGAAAGCCGAGTCGTCTTCTTTGCAATCTCACACGAACTTTGTGCGTTGA
- a CDS encoding DUF1552 domain-containing protein, producing MRTIRPSRRGFLRSSSALVALPMLESFGFKRFASAATTAMAPSKRMVFLGMGFGVTADRWYPDINTVGENYELPKILRPLAKHQNDITIIQNLMHQYSADGHSGSTFWLTGANRYAIPGQSFHNTVSVDQVAAEVLGQQTRFTSIQLSAQGAAIDGHGPGGSLAWNRSGKPIAGLDTPVAAFHRLFSVDRTPLEVQQQRLQEQRSVLDTVLSDAKSINRKLNASDNAKLDEYFQSIREIEVRLSKEEKWLGVEKKRPQQAVPEPGESLEGVEEIRMMYDIMVAAMQVDATRVFTYRMPVNSMIASLGATMSAHSMSHYSEGERRTVSQNRDTAHARLLAEFMDKLKASTEPDGSTLFDNVAISMGTNLSSVHTLKNCPTLIAGGGAGFRHGRHLVMDDPKTPLCNLWLSTLRGAGIQSNSFGDSTGIIEDLF from the coding sequence ATGAGAACAATTCGTCCTTCCCGTCGTGGGTTTCTTCGCAGCAGCAGTGCCTTGGTTGCATTGCCCATGCTGGAGTCGTTTGGTTTCAAGCGATTCGCGAGCGCCGCAACGACGGCGATGGCTCCTTCCAAACGCATGGTGTTTTTGGGAATGGGGTTTGGTGTCACCGCGGACCGTTGGTACCCCGACATCAACACGGTGGGCGAGAACTATGAATTGCCCAAGATCCTTCGGCCGCTGGCCAAGCACCAGAACGACATCACGATCATTCAGAATCTGATGCACCAATATTCCGCTGACGGACACTCCGGCAGCACGTTCTGGTTGACCGGCGCGAACCGTTATGCGATTCCCGGGCAGAGTTTTCACAACACCGTTTCGGTCGATCAAGTTGCCGCCGAAGTCCTTGGGCAGCAAACTCGATTCACGTCGATCCAGCTTTCTGCGCAGGGTGCCGCCATCGATGGCCATGGTCCCGGCGGATCACTGGCTTGGAATCGTTCTGGCAAACCGATCGCAGGGTTGGACACGCCGGTGGCTGCTTTCCACCGTTTGTTCTCCGTCGACAGAACCCCACTTGAAGTTCAACAGCAACGATTGCAGGAACAACGAAGCGTGCTCGACACGGTGCTTTCGGACGCCAAGTCGATCAATCGGAAACTCAATGCTTCTGACAATGCGAAACTCGATGAATACTTCCAATCCATCCGAGAGATTGAGGTTCGATTGTCCAAAGAAGAGAAATGGTTGGGGGTCGAGAAGAAGCGGCCTCAACAAGCGGTTCCCGAACCGGGGGAATCACTCGAGGGCGTGGAAGAGATTCGGATGATGTACGACATCATGGTCGCAGCCATGCAAGTCGATGCCACTCGGGTCTTCACCTACCGGATGCCGGTCAATTCGATGATCGCCAGCCTCGGTGCGACGATGAGTGCGCACAGCATGAGCCACTATTCCGAGGGCGAACGTCGCACCGTTTCGCAGAATCGTGACACCGCCCACGCGCGGTTGTTGGCGGAGTTCATGGACAAACTGAAAGCCAGCACGGAACCAGATGGTTCGACCCTCTTTGACAACGTCGCCATCTCGATGGGAACGAACCTCAGTTCGGTGCACACGTTGAAAAATTGCCCCACCTTGATCGCCGGTGGTGGAGCTGGATTCCGCCATGGTCGTCACCTTGTGATGGACGACCCCAAAACGCCGTTGTGCAATCTTTGGCTCAGCACCTTGCGGGGCGCCGGCATTCAGTCGAATTCCTTCGGTGATTCGACGGGGATCATCGAGGATCTGTTTTGA
- a CDS encoding DUF1592 domain-containing protein — translation MVFHRLSLALLFPVVCQAAFAEELPSTEMPSRHAELLENHCLDCHDSATKEANIDLESLSMNVAEDMATAELWSKVLGALNSGEMPPEDSEPLRDADKLAFLEDLSEKMVTARLLLSDSGGDIMMRRLNRREYANTMQALLGVRPDVTTLPDDQATAGFDTAGASLFLSSDQIEQYHSTAIANLQLLLSPRKSPESKTVRIQPEEYYTPHYTEAAEQMRDIGKRANAFLSQSEKPASEFGLLDAYQAKKQKVQEWLPLMEDYMARPETQTGITLIMTIKQGGYTKVKLPTQHPDADGKYHVRVRAAMYPDADERHHYLEFSSGFGTGRKLLGWRKVSAPMDDPQIIDFEFTHEPGAKQQVWIHQRSHQDRGDKNLATLHMRENGIGTPPGIWIDWVELNGPLPSDQTKAIQAARDSILFEHPSDMEESEYASEVIRRFASRAFRGSPPAEEYLRRLRQHYQTARDQGQSVTEALVSPLSIVMASPSFLYQVEESASGQDRDLSPKELAVRLSYFLWSAPPDKELMALSESGELSDPSILAAQTERMLRDPRSKAFIEGFVHQWLQMERLDMFQFNGADFPNFDNAVRENARQEIFETFAYLLESELPLENLLKADFVVINDLLAGYYGIEGVEGHEFRKVAVPDGSLRGGLLGTAAVLAMGSDGQRSSPVERGAWVLRHLLNDPPPPAPPNVPQLSRLAGETLPARELARAHQEQPQCANCHHKIDPIGFGLENFDAAGQWRDQEVIGLGKRRYGRWQEDVRFEIDPAGKVPNGKQFSNFLELRDAVAEYDDEFARGFTEALIAYGLGRPFGFTDQELASQISLQAKQHHHSIVQFIHALIQSPAFQTR, via the coding sequence ATGGTCTTTCATCGTCTTTCACTCGCTCTGCTGTTTCCCGTTGTTTGCCAGGCAGCATTTGCGGAAGAACTTCCCAGCACCGAGATGCCAAGTCGTCACGCGGAGTTGCTTGAAAACCACTGCTTGGATTGTCACGACAGTGCGACCAAGGAAGCCAACATTGACCTCGAATCGCTTTCGATGAACGTGGCCGAGGACATGGCGACCGCGGAATTGTGGTCGAAGGTGCTGGGGGCTCTGAACTCGGGCGAGATGCCACCGGAAGATTCGGAGCCTCTTCGTGACGCGGACAAACTCGCGTTTTTAGAGGACTTGTCTGAGAAAATGGTGACCGCACGACTGCTACTGAGCGATTCGGGCGGCGACATCATGATGCGTCGTCTGAATCGCCGCGAATATGCGAACACGATGCAAGCATTGTTGGGCGTGCGTCCGGATGTGACCACGCTGCCGGACGACCAAGCCACGGCTGGGTTCGACACCGCAGGAGCCTCGCTGTTTTTGTCGAGCGACCAAATCGAACAGTATCACTCGACGGCGATTGCGAATTTGCAGTTGCTGCTTTCGCCTCGAAAGAGTCCGGAGTCCAAAACGGTTCGCATCCAACCCGAGGAGTACTACACGCCGCACTACACCGAGGCGGCCGAGCAAATGCGAGACATCGGCAAGCGTGCCAATGCATTCTTGTCCCAATCAGAGAAACCTGCGTCTGAGTTTGGGTTGTTGGATGCCTACCAAGCCAAGAAGCAGAAGGTCCAGGAGTGGTTGCCATTGATGGAAGACTACATGGCTCGACCGGAGACCCAAACGGGGATCACGTTGATCATGACGATCAAACAAGGCGGGTACACGAAAGTCAAACTGCCGACGCAGCATCCCGACGCGGATGGCAAGTACCACGTGCGAGTTCGTGCGGCGATGTACCCCGACGCCGATGAACGGCATCACTACTTGGAATTCAGCTCCGGCTTTGGAACCGGGCGCAAGTTGCTGGGGTGGCGGAAGGTCTCCGCTCCAATGGACGATCCACAAATCATTGACTTTGAGTTCACGCATGAACCGGGAGCCAAGCAACAAGTTTGGATTCACCAACGATCTCATCAAGATCGCGGCGACAAGAACCTCGCCACGCTGCACATGCGAGAAAACGGAATCGGAACCCCGCCTGGTATTTGGATTGATTGGGTCGAACTGAACGGTCCTTTGCCTTCGGATCAAACCAAGGCCATCCAGGCTGCTCGTGATTCGATCCTGTTTGAGCACCCGAGTGACATGGAGGAATCCGAATACGCTTCCGAGGTGATCCGGCGTTTCGCCAGCCGAGCGTTTCGTGGTTCACCACCTGCTGAAGAATACCTGCGGCGTTTGCGTCAGCACTATCAAACGGCCCGCGACCAGGGCCAATCAGTCACCGAGGCGTTGGTCTCACCACTGTCGATTGTGATGGCTTCCCCGAGTTTTCTTTATCAAGTCGAAGAATCGGCTTCCGGACAAGATCGTGACTTGTCGCCCAAGGAGTTGGCGGTGCGGTTGTCGTACTTCTTGTGGTCAGCTCCTCCGGATAAGGAACTGATGGCCCTGTCGGAATCGGGCGAACTGTCAGATCCTTCGATTTTGGCTGCTCAAACGGAACGAATGCTTCGAGATCCACGCAGCAAGGCTTTCATCGAGGGGTTCGTTCATCAGTGGCTGCAGATGGAACGATTGGACATGTTCCAGTTCAACGGAGCGGACTTCCCCAACTTTGACAACGCCGTTCGCGAGAACGCTCGGCAGGAGATTTTCGAAACGTTCGCTTACTTGCTGGAGAGTGAGCTGCCTCTCGAAAACTTACTGAAGGCTGACTTTGTTGTCATCAACGATTTGTTGGCGGGGTACTACGGAATCGAAGGCGTGGAGGGGCACGAGTTTCGCAAGGTCGCGGTTCCGGACGGATCGTTGCGAGGGGGCTTGTTGGGCACAGCAGCAGTGTTGGCGATGGGCTCCGATGGCCAGCGATCGTCGCCGGTCGAACGTGGTGCTTGGGTGCTGCGTCACTTGCTGAACGATCCACCGCCGCCGGCACCACCCAACGTTCCTCAACTGAGTCGATTGGCGGGGGAAACCTTGCCCGCACGCGAATTGGCACGAGCTCACCAGGAGCAACCTCAGTGCGCCAATTGTCATCACAAGATCGATCCGATCGGGTTTGGACTCGAGAATTTTGACGCGGCCGGTCAATGGCGAGATCAAGAGGTGATTGGACTTGGGAAACGTCGATACGGGCGTTGGCAGGAAGACGTCCGATTCGAGATTGATCCCGCTGGGAAGGTTCCGAACGGAAAACAGTTTTCAAACTTCTTGGAACTCCGTGACGCAGTCGCGGAATACGACGATGAATTCGCTCGCGGATTCACGGAGGCTTTGATCGCGTACGGTCTCGGTCGTCCTTTCGGATTCACCGATCAAGAGCTTGCCAGCCAGATCAGCTTGCAGGCAAAGCAACACCATCATTCGATTGTCCAATTCATTCACGCACTGATTCAGTCACCGGCGTTTCAAACTCGTTGA
- a CDS encoding FecR domain-containing protein, translating to MDPSQLIQQYLLGTLSDSQVADLEQQLASDLNLRKEFAIAAATDAGLRDLAIQRSMEPPVVRSSTTNRNIWLVGWCAMAASLLLAFLFTTGSQTPTPIATLSTSENAAWESSLPTTVGSKLVAGNMKLMAGIATVEFESGAKITFEAPAHFELLDAMRVRMVDGAAVIDVPESAHGFVVETPGGFAIDHGTQFAVSVQESSQTSDFEVLQGEISVHHPTSGKEVHLFDKQFASLSDNALSMQSATSPEQEYDQSNADRPRVIRVGTEGRSDYVIRNNRRGKWIHPEMLMVKRADSRKWDMRAMFSMSIDSVDLNSVSTARLRLNQVPSGKGFASRLPKLNTFAIYGVTHRSKETWDDDPSWEDAPDITDGILLGKFDIPRSQQTGTFGIQSDALLQFLRNDNDGRVTFVLVRESGLVEGTDRGLVHAFANDAHPEVSGPLLEFTLD from the coding sequence ATGGACCCTTCTCAGTTGATTCAGCAATACCTGTTGGGAACGCTTTCGGATTCACAAGTGGCTGATCTGGAACAGCAGCTCGCGAGCGACTTGAATTTGCGGAAAGAGTTTGCCATCGCCGCGGCCACGGATGCGGGGCTGCGTGATCTGGCCATTCAGCGTTCGATGGAACCGCCGGTCGTTCGAAGTTCAACCACCAATCGAAACATTTGGTTGGTGGGTTGGTGTGCGATGGCCGCCTCGTTGTTGCTCGCCTTTTTGTTCACGACCGGTTCGCAAACGCCCACTCCCATCGCAACGCTCAGCACCAGTGAAAACGCGGCATGGGAAAGTTCGTTGCCCACCACGGTCGGATCCAAGTTGGTCGCCGGCAACATGAAGTTGATGGCGGGCATTGCGACCGTTGAGTTTGAGTCGGGAGCCAAGATCACGTTCGAGGCCCCTGCCCACTTTGAATTGTTGGATGCCATGCGAGTTCGAATGGTTGACGGGGCGGCCGTGATTGATGTCCCTGAATCCGCACATGGATTCGTCGTGGAAACACCTGGCGGATTCGCGATCGATCACGGAACTCAGTTTGCCGTGTCGGTGCAAGAGTCGTCGCAGACATCGGACTTCGAAGTGCTGCAAGGCGAGATTTCGGTTCACCATCCCACCAGTGGGAAAGAGGTCCACTTGTTCGACAAGCAATTTGCTTCGCTCTCAGACAACGCGTTGTCGATGCAATCTGCGACCTCGCCCGAACAAGAATACGACCAATCCAACGCGGATCGCCCTCGTGTGATTCGGGTCGGAACGGAAGGGCGATCCGACTATGTCATTCGCAACAATCGCCGCGGCAAGTGGATTCATCCAGAGATGCTGATGGTCAAACGAGCGGACAGTCGCAAATGGGACATGCGAGCGATGTTTTCGATGAGCATCGATTCGGTTGACTTGAACTCCGTCTCAACCGCAAGGCTGCGTCTGAACCAAGTTCCCAGCGGCAAGGGGTTCGCTTCGCGATTGCCAAAACTCAACACCTTCGCGATCTATGGTGTGACCCATCGATCCAAAGAGACTTGGGACGACGACCCGAGTTGGGAAGACGCCCCCGACATCACCGATGGCATTTTGCTTGGCAAATTTGACATCCCTCGCAGTCAACAAACGGGAACGTTTGGCATCCAGTCCGATGCGTTGCTGCAGTTCCTGCGAAACGACAATGACGGACGGGTGACCTTTGTTCTGGTACGTGAATCGGGCTTGGTCGAAGGCACCGACCGTGGTTTGGTCCACGCGTTTGCGAACGATGCCCACCCCGAGGTCTCCGGCCCGCTTCTGGAGTTCACTTTGGACTGA
- a CDS encoding sigma-70 family RNA polymerase sigma factor: protein MSPSQDPPQPLTESDFMRLFVKHELALRAFARSMLPHWNAVDDAIQEASVTMWQKFSQLDGEDGFLPWAKVILRFKCLSAVTGLRRDGRLLSDEVLKQIADEAEAIETERVAEIRSALQECLTKFPPPHQELLMAPYQSGGEVTRLAESGGKTVNAFYKLLGRLRQKLADCVQQRLQMEAN, encoded by the coding sequence ATGTCCCCATCCCAAGACCCGCCGCAACCGTTGACCGAGAGCGACTTCATGCGTCTCTTCGTCAAGCATGAACTCGCTTTGCGAGCGTTTGCGAGATCGATGCTCCCTCATTGGAACGCGGTCGATGACGCGATCCAAGAAGCCAGTGTCACGATGTGGCAAAAGTTCTCTCAGTTAGATGGTGAGGACGGATTTCTTCCCTGGGCGAAGGTCATCTTGCGTTTCAAATGCCTCAGTGCTGTCACTGGATTGCGACGTGACGGACGGTTGCTCAGCGATGAAGTGTTGAAACAAATCGCGGACGAAGCAGAGGCCATCGAGACCGAGCGAGTGGCGGAGATCCGTTCGGCACTGCAAGAGTGCCTGACCAAGTTTCCTCCGCCACACCAAGAATTGTTGATGGCACCGTATCAAAGCGGCGGCGAAGTCACGCGGCTTGCGGAAAGCGGCGGCAAAACCGTCAACGCGTTTTACAAGCTGCTCGGGCGACTCCGTCAAAAGCTTGCCGATTGCGTTCAGCAACGTTTGCAAATGGAGGCGAACTGA